The Bacillus sp. Bos-x628 genome segment AGTTAAAAAGGGTCTTCCTCCATATAGTCCGATCCAGTAAATAAAGCACTGGGCAATCGTTCCTCCAATGACGCCAGCAATGACAGCCCCAATAAAACCAATGGACCCTGTTGACACCATATATCCACCATAGGCAAGGACAATTTCACTTGGAATGATTTCAATCATGAGTCCAAGTGCAACGCCTACATAACCAAGGCTTGTCAGCCAAGTTAAAATTTCATTAAACATATTTCCCATTCGTTTCTCACTGCCTTTAATTGCTAATTTTCTTTCGTCTTAATAAAAGACTATGCTTGTTTTGCTTCTCGCATGAGTATGCTTTGCATATATGCTAACAATGCCGGCCGCATATCGTGGCGCATTAAGCCAATCTCAGTCGCTGCTTTAAAACAGCCAAGCTTATCACCAACATCGAATCTTTGGCCATCTAATTGTTTGGCATAAATGGGCGACTGATTTGCAATCTCTTTAAGTGCATCTGTCAGCTGAATTTCATTGCCAGCCCCTCTGCCGATTTTTTCTAAAACAGAAAAAATGGTTGGGTTTAAAATATATCGGCCCATGACTGCTAAATCAGAAGGGGCATTATGAATGGATGGTTTTTCAACCAAGTCTGATACTTGAAACACATCGCCTTCTTTTTTAGCTGTTTTTATCATACCATACTTGCTGACATCTAGACGATCAACTTGTTGAACACCGATGACCTCTGTTTTTTTCTGCTCATATACTTCCATGAGCTGAGAGAGAGCGGGCTTCTCTGATACCATGACATCATCTCCCAAAAGAACAGCAAAAGGTTCATCACCAATAAAATGGCTTGCACATAACACAGCATGTCCAAGACCTAGTGGTTCCTTTTGACGAATATAATGGATATTGGCCATATCCGCAATATGTTTGATTTCAGCCAGTTGTTCTTTTTTTCCTTTTTCCAACAGATTTTGTTCTAGCTCAATGGACCGGTCGAAGTGATCTTCAATGGATCGTTTGTTTCTGCCAGTGATGATTAAGATATCTTCAATTCCTGATTGGACAGCTTCTTCTACAATGTATTGAATGGCAGGTTTGTCCACGATTGGTAGCATTTCCTTTGGCTGTGCTTTGGTTGCTGGTAAAAAGCGTGTTCCTAACCCAGCTGCTGGTATAACGGCTTTTTTCATTTTCA includes the following:
- the galU gene encoding UTP--glucose-1-phosphate uridylyltransferase GalU, with protein sequence MTMKMKKAVIPAAGLGTRFLPATKAQPKEMLPIVDKPAIQYIVEEAVQSGIEDILIITGRNKRSIEDHFDRSIELEQNLLEKGKKEQLAEIKHIADMANIHYIRQKEPLGLGHAVLCASHFIGDEPFAVLLGDDVMVSEKPALSQLMEVYEQKKTEVIGVQQVDRLDVSKYGMIKTAKKEGDVFQVSDLVEKPSIHNAPSDLAVMGRYILNPTIFSVLEKIGRGAGNEIQLTDALKEIANQSPIYAKQLDGQRFDVGDKLGCFKAATEIGLMRHDMRPALLAYMQSILMREAKQA